One genomic window of Solanum dulcamara chromosome 12, daSolDulc1.2, whole genome shotgun sequence includes the following:
- the LOC129875582 gene encoding uncharacterized protein LOC129875582 produces MSHFNPLSSILNQNKPEGPNCVDWEKNLDIVLTSKGFKYVPVEEHPIKQADVADEEIQAYDKWIEHQSMTTAYDMLKSLKEMLVEQNRAAKGTAMKALLTTKMFCLNYSMNKKNLSLEKLLNELTAAESIIKHQASPSMAFMVYNPVASFSKSTKAQKKKKKPRKVVALADARVVWLSQRASAFIASSLVTIKDSAPTIKPK; encoded by the exons ATGTCTCACTTCAATCCTCTTTCCTCTATCTTGAACCAAAACAAACCGGAAGGTCCTAACTGTGTGGACTGGGAAAAAAATCTTGATATAGTTCTTACGTCTAAGGGTTTCAAATATGTGCCGGTTGAGGAACACCCAATTAAACAAGCAGATGTTGCTGATGAGGAGATCCAAGCCTATGACAAGTGGATAGAG CATCAATCTATGACAACTGCTTATGATATGCTCAAATCTCTCAAAGAGATGTTAGTAGAGCAGAATCGTGCTGCAAAGGGGACTGCCATGAAAGCCCTCTTGACAACCAAAATG TTTTGCTTGAATTATAGCATGAATAAGAAGAATTTGTCTCTTGAGAAACTGTTGAATGAACTGACAGCGGCAGAATCCATTATCAAGCATCAAGCTTCTCCCTCTATGGCATTCATGGTGTACAACCCCGTTGCTTCCTTTTCTAAATCAACGAAAgctcaaaagaagaagaagaagcctCGTAAGGTTGTGGCACTTGCAGATGCCAGGGTGGTGTGGCTAAGCCAAAGGGCAAGTGCTTTCATTGCAAGCAGTCTGGTCACCATAAAAGACAGTGCCCCAACTATCAagccaaaataa
- the LOC129876288 gene encoding protein FAR-RED-ELONGATED HYPOCOTYL 1-LIKE gives MEDDQDNMHIRTHINSVDMSKLLPTSLAYFNKKRKFQAEQLGMPLPKHMCSYHSSAECSSSHTGTAAKEPSACMIIVENTARGQDDDSELESENGSNSFSGDADSVMSHETKLDPGCLKPCSSDEASTSSVNLCGNWSKNDLYSLKSRSVTKLMPDMLEQPPTGRGWGTLHHGSGCHPSMDYEEHLLGFGNHEDCTCAECRTEGIELTTGKELENLLNSNVNPNNYVLSSGRWTVNQDSQPSSPKLTIDKEFEQYFSMLML, from the exons TGTTGATATGAGCAAGTTACTGCCTACCAGCCTTGCTTACTTtaacaagaaaagaaagtttCAAGCTGAACAATTGGGAATGCCTCTACCAAAACATATGTGCTCGTATCATAGCTCTGCTGAATGTAGTTCTTCACATACTGGCACCGCTGCTAAAGAGCCTTCGGCATGCATGATTATAGTAGAAAATACTGCAAGGGGCCAAGATGATGATTCTGAACTAGAATCTGAAAATGGCAGCAATAGCTTTTCTGGAGATGCCGACTCTGTCATGTCTCATGAAACTAAACTTGATCCTGGATGTCTGAAACCATGTTCATCCGATGAGGCTTCAACTTCATCTGTTAATTTGTGCGGCAACTGGTCCAAAAAcgacctttattctttgaagAGCAGATCAGTGACAAAATTAATGCCTGATATGCTGGAGCAACCACCTACTGGCAGAGGATGGGGTACTCTACATCATGGTTCTGGATGCCACCCGTCAATGGATTATGAGGAGCACTTGTTGGGATTTGGGAATCATGAGGATTGCACTTGCGCAGAATGCAGGACAGAGGGCATTGAGCTCACAACAGGAAAAGAACTTGAAAACTTGCTAAACTCCAATGTGAATCCGAACAATTATGTTCTTTCATCTGGAAGATGGACTGTTAACCAAG ATTCACAGCCAAGTTCCCCGAAACTAACCATTGATAAAGAGTTTGAGCAGTACTTTTCCATGCTTATGCTGTAA